A genomic segment from Actinomyces lilanjuaniae encodes:
- the secF gene encoding protein translocase subunit SecF, whose product MMSLASLGNDLYSGRTSIPFVGRRRIWYSVAALIVLGSAVLLATVGLTPGIDFRGGSELTVTGLSNPQVGPADTVMSDNGLTTGTSVTTMGSSSVRVQTAELSKSQLDEVSADLASAYGVEPADVAATTIGPTWSSDVTTRAVRGLLLFFGLVALLIWAYFRTWKMALAALVALAHDVVVTVGVYALSRFEVTPATIIGVLTILGYSLYDTVVVFDKVRENTEGFESQSRSTYAELANLAVNQSFVRSLNTSVVGVLPVASLLVVGTLLLGAGTLSDIALTLFIGMIAGTLSSLFLATPLLVDLRSREKAVRSQAERVAAARQRRAEEAGDDPEALAALAALPAASPLRPGHHRGVSAQPKKRRRKS is encoded by the coding sequence ATGATGTCTCTAGCCAGTCTCGGTAACGACCTCTACTCCGGCAGGACCTCCATCCCCTTCGTCGGCAGGCGGCGGATCTGGTACAGCGTTGCCGCGCTCATCGTCCTAGGTTCAGCGGTCCTGCTGGCTACCGTGGGCCTGACCCCCGGGATCGACTTCAGGGGCGGCTCGGAGCTGACCGTCACCGGCCTGTCCAACCCGCAGGTGGGCCCTGCTGACACAGTCATGAGCGACAACGGCCTGACCACTGGGACGTCGGTGACGACAATGGGATCCTCCTCGGTGCGCGTCCAGACCGCTGAGCTGAGCAAGAGCCAGCTGGACGAGGTCTCCGCCGACCTGGCCAGCGCCTACGGGGTGGAGCCCGCCGATGTAGCCGCCACGACGATCGGACCCACCTGGTCCTCCGACGTCACCACCAGGGCTGTCAGGGGCCTCCTCCTGTTCTTCGGTCTGGTGGCCCTGCTGATATGGGCCTATTTCCGGACCTGGAAGATGGCCCTGGCGGCACTGGTGGCCCTGGCGCACGACGTCGTTGTCACCGTCGGCGTGTACGCACTGTCCCGCTTTGAGGTCACTCCTGCCACCATTATCGGTGTCCTCACCATCCTGGGCTACTCCCTGTACGACACCGTCGTGGTCTTCGACAAGGTTCGGGAGAACACGGAAGGGTTCGAGTCCCAGAGCCGCTCGACCTATGCTGAGCTCGCGAACCTGGCCGTCAACCAGAGCTTCGTCCGCTCGCTCAACACCTCAGTCGTCGGTGTGCTGCCCGTGGCGTCCCTGCTCGTGGTCGGCACGCTCCTTCTGGGAGCGGGGACTCTCAGCGACATCGCTCTGACCTTGTTTATCGGCATGATCGCGGGGACGCTGTCCTCGCTCTTCCTGGCCACACCGCTCCTGGTGGACCTGCGCTCACGCGAGAAGGCCGTCAGGTCCCAGGCCGAACGGGTCGCTGCTGCCCGTCAGCGGCGTGCTGAGGAGGCTGGCGACGACCCCGAGGCTCTTGCCGCCCTGGCGGCTCTGCCCGCCGCCTCGCCCCTGAGGCCAGGCCACCACCGCGGTGTCTCCGCCCAGCCCAAGAAGAGGAGAAGGAAGTCGTGA
- the secD gene encoding protein translocase subunit SecD, whose product MSRKQRRRPGRRLLMVVLVIAVGFAVLAVGTMRGWTSMTPGLALDLEGGTQIILTPTTTDGSQVTDSDVDQAIDVIRQRVDASGVSEAQISRQGGQNIVVSLPGEPDEQALELVRTSAVMYFRPVIRAIQYNAHLMAQAQNQQATASDGATAGAETDATAGDEEAATTVTPEEIATSYADVDGDGTISSDPLPETSQDASSDSWISEQLLYEAYMTDCTQADNLTGETQDPSVAVVSCSRDGSPGAYVLGPAEIAGTELSNAVSGLETTSQGSTTSNWVVSLEFNSEGTQAFADLSGRLVGYRDTASASAGASPSTDAEKAQFAIVLDGLTIMASGFNEEVTSAITDGRVQITGDFTQDEAATLANQLSFGSLPLSFTVQSEQQVSATLGTEQLRNGLIAGLIGFVLIIIYLAWQYRGLMVVAVSSLLVAAAVTYLVIALLSWGMGYRLSLAGVAGLIIAIGVTVDSFIIYFERVRDEARQGRTLSTAVDEGWKHARRTIVISDTVNILAAVVLYFLAVGGVQGFAFTLGVTTVVDLAVIILFTHPLMEWLLRFRFFNEGHRLSGLDPERLGGSAVSTYGRGREALAQGVTMSLARRKAEARSTAHRAVADNAGADTDDEADGEAHDALAGTKDGEAK is encoded by the coding sequence GTGTCCAGAAAGCAGCGCAGGCGTCCAGGACGTCGTCTTCTTATGGTTGTCCTCGTCATTGCCGTCGGCTTCGCAGTGCTGGCGGTGGGGACGATGAGGGGATGGACTTCCATGACCCCGGGCCTAGCCCTCGACCTTGAGGGAGGTACTCAGATCATCCTGACTCCCACGACGACCGACGGCTCACAGGTCACGGACTCCGACGTGGACCAGGCGATTGACGTCATCCGCCAGAGGGTGGACGCCTCCGGGGTCTCGGAGGCCCAGATCTCCCGTCAAGGCGGGCAAAACATCGTGGTCTCCCTACCTGGTGAGCCTGACGAGCAGGCCCTCGAGCTCGTCCGCACATCTGCGGTTATGTACTTTCGCCCGGTGATCAGGGCCATCCAGTACAACGCCCACCTGATGGCCCAGGCACAGAACCAGCAGGCTACTGCTAGCGACGGCGCCACCGCTGGTGCCGAGACGGACGCCACTGCCGGGGACGAGGAGGCGGCTACCACCGTGACACCCGAGGAGATCGCCACGAGCTATGCCGACGTGGACGGCGACGGCACGATCTCCTCGGACCCTCTTCCCGAGACCTCGCAGGACGCCTCCTCGGACTCCTGGATCAGCGAGCAGCTGCTCTATGAGGCGTACATGACAGACTGCACCCAGGCGGACAACCTCACCGGAGAGACGCAGGACCCCTCCGTCGCCGTGGTCTCCTGCTCCAGGGACGGATCCCCCGGGGCCTATGTCCTGGGGCCGGCTGAGATTGCGGGTACCGAGCTGTCCAATGCCGTCTCTGGCCTGGAGACCACTAGCCAGGGCTCGACCACGAGCAACTGGGTGGTGTCCCTGGAGTTCAACTCCGAGGGGACCCAGGCCTTCGCCGACCTGTCAGGACGGCTCGTCGGCTACCGTGACACCGCATCGGCGTCCGCAGGCGCCTCACCAAGTACCGACGCGGAGAAAGCCCAGTTCGCGATCGTCCTTGACGGCCTGACCATCATGGCCTCGGGATTCAACGAGGAGGTCACCTCCGCGATCACTGATGGCAGGGTCCAGATCACCGGCGACTTCACCCAGGACGAGGCAGCCACGCTAGCCAACCAGCTGTCCTTCGGCTCCCTGCCACTGAGCTTCACCGTCCAGTCCGAGCAGCAGGTCTCGGCGACACTGGGGACGGAACAGCTGCGCAACGGCCTTATCGCCGGGCTTATCGGCTTCGTCCTCATCATCATCTACCTGGCCTGGCAGTACCGAGGTCTCATGGTCGTTGCCGTCTCCTCCCTGCTGGTAGCGGCAGCCGTCACCTACCTGGTCATCGCGCTGCTGAGCTGGGGGATGGGGTACCGGCTCTCCTTGGCGGGCGTGGCCGGGCTGATCATTGCCATCGGCGTCACGGTGGACTCTTTTATCATCTACTTTGAGCGAGTCCGTGATGAGGCGCGCCAGGGCCGTACCCTGTCCACGGCCGTCGATGAGGGGTGGAAGCACGCCCGGCGCACGATCGTCATCTCCGACACTGTCAACATCCTGGCCGCGGTGGTGCTGTACTTCCTGGCCGTGGGCGGGGTCCAGGGATTCGCCTTCACCCTGGGGGTGACCACGGTGGTGGACCTGGCGGTCATCATCCTGTTCACTCACCCCCTCATGGAGTGGCTCCTGCGGTTCCGCTTCTTCAACGAGGGCCACCGGCTGTCCGGGCTCGACCCCGAGCGACTGGGGGGAAGCGCGGTCTCGACCTACGGCCGGGGGCGTGAGGCCCTGGCCCAGGGCGTCACGATGTCCCTGGCACGGCGCAAGGCCGAGGCCCGCAGCACCGCACACCGGGCCGTGGCTGATAACGCGGGTGCCGACACCGATGACGAGGCCGATGGCGAGGCCCATGACGCTCTCGCAGGGACAAAGGACGGTGAGGCCAAATGA
- a CDS encoding RelA/SpoT family protein, whose amino-acid sequence MTETKTTPDTGGDSVVPGSRVRSRLAWFGGRGHSTPAAIEPLLRAVRANHPKADTDLIVRAYEVAERAHSGQRRKSGEPYITHPVAVATILAELGMTPQTLAAAVLHDTVEDTDYTLERLRGDFGDEIALLVDGVTKLDKLQYGEAAQAETVRKMIVAMSRDIRVLVIKLGDRLHNARTWKYVSADNAARKARETLEIYAPLAHRLGMNTIKWELEDRSFRALYPGVYEEIEHMVAERAPAREEYLRKVRLQIEEDLRVNKIKGVVTGRPKHYYSIYQKMIVRGKDFDDIYDLVAVRVIVDSVQDCYAVLGALHSRWTPMSGRFKDYIAVPKFNLYQSLHTTVLGPGGNPVEIQIRTHEMHRMAEYGVAAHWKYKQDPHASGAGSARSRGVGSDQAEMGWLRQLVDWQKETQDPAEFLDALRYEMAGGQVYVFTPKGDVLSLPSGATPVDFAYAIHTEVGHRTVGARVNGRLVPLDTRLDNGDSVEVFTSKAVNAGPSRDWLSFVGSNKARNKIRSWFSKERREEAIEEGKAAIARAMRKQNLPIQRLMNHDSLMGVAKTLDKGDIDGLYAAVGEGHVSAHHVVDTLVTTMGGEAGAEETLAEGVLPTRAASARHRSRGGDAGVVVAGMEAGDVYVKLARCCTPMPGDPIVGFITRGSGVSVHRADCQNVDQLQHEPERMIGVSWADHAHSAYLVQVEIEALDRGGLLADITRVLADGHVNLISAHIGTSRDRVVTGRFVVELAEAGHLDHTLSALRRIDGVFEARRAAPSASAARKVAQA is encoded by the coding sequence ATGACCGAGACCAAAACGACCCCGGACACGGGAGGCGACAGCGTCGTCCCGGGCTCGCGCGTGCGCAGCCGTCTGGCCTGGTTCGGGGGCCGGGGGCACTCTACGCCTGCTGCCATTGAGCCGCTGCTGCGGGCTGTGCGGGCCAACCACCCCAAGGCGGACACCGATCTCATCGTGCGGGCCTACGAGGTGGCGGAGAGGGCGCACTCGGGGCAGCGTCGCAAGTCTGGAGAGCCCTACATCACGCACCCGGTCGCGGTCGCGACCATTCTGGCCGAGTTGGGGATGACCCCTCAGACCCTGGCGGCGGCCGTGCTCCACGACACCGTCGAGGACACCGACTACACCCTGGAGCGCCTGCGTGGGGACTTTGGTGACGAGATCGCGCTGCTTGTGGATGGCGTCACCAAGCTCGACAAGCTCCAGTACGGGGAGGCAGCCCAGGCTGAGACCGTGCGCAAGATGATTGTCGCCATGTCGCGTGATATCCGCGTCCTGGTCATCAAGCTGGGCGACCGGCTCCACAACGCCCGGACATGGAAGTACGTCTCCGCCGACAACGCCGCCCGCAAGGCCAGGGAGACCCTGGAGATCTACGCACCGCTGGCCCACCGTCTGGGTATGAACACGATCAAGTGGGAGCTGGAGGACCGGTCCTTCCGGGCTCTCTACCCGGGGGTGTATGAGGAGATCGAGCACATGGTGGCCGAGCGGGCTCCGGCGCGGGAGGAGTACCTGCGCAAGGTTCGTCTCCAGATCGAGGAGGACCTGAGGGTCAACAAGATCAAGGGCGTGGTCACGGGAAGGCCTAAGCACTACTACTCGATCTACCAGAAGATGATTGTGCGCGGTAAAGACTTTGACGACATCTACGACCTGGTAGCCGTGCGCGTCATCGTCGACTCCGTCCAGGACTGCTACGCGGTCCTGGGAGCGCTGCACTCCCGCTGGACCCCGATGAGCGGACGCTTCAAGGACTACATCGCGGTCCCCAAGTTCAATCTCTACCAGTCTCTCCACACCACGGTGCTCGGGCCCGGGGGCAACCCCGTGGAGATCCAGATCCGGACCCATGAGATGCACCGGATGGCGGAGTACGGGGTCGCGGCGCACTGGAAGTACAAGCAGGACCCTCATGCCTCAGGCGCGGGGTCAGCCAGGAGCCGGGGCGTCGGCTCTGACCAGGCGGAGATGGGGTGGCTGCGCCAGCTGGTGGACTGGCAGAAGGAGACCCAGGACCCTGCTGAGTTCCTTGATGCCCTGCGCTACGAGATGGCGGGAGGGCAGGTCTACGTCTTCACCCCTAAGGGTGACGTGCTCTCACTGCCGTCGGGGGCCACCCCGGTGGACTTCGCTTACGCCATCCACACCGAAGTCGGTCACCGTACCGTCGGTGCACGTGTCAACGGGCGCCTGGTTCCGCTGGACACGCGCCTGGACAACGGGGACTCCGTCGAGGTCTTTACCTCCAAGGCCGTCAACGCGGGCCCGTCGCGGGACTGGCTGTCCTTCGTCGGCTCGAACAAGGCGCGCAACAAGATCCGCTCCTGGTTCTCCAAGGAACGTCGCGAGGAGGCTATTGAGGAGGGCAAGGCTGCGATTGCGCGGGCCATGCGCAAGCAGAACCTGCCTATCCAGCGACTGATGAACCACGACTCGCTCATGGGCGTGGCCAAGACCCTCGACAAGGGGGACATCGACGGCCTCTACGCTGCGGTCGGGGAAGGCCATGTCTCCGCCCACCACGTCGTGGACACCCTGGTCACCACCATGGGGGGTGAGGCCGGTGCGGAGGAGACCCTGGCTGAGGGGGTGCTGCCCACACGGGCTGCCAGCGCACGTCACCGCTCCCGAGGCGGTGACGCCGGTGTGGTGGTCGCCGGGATGGAGGCAGGCGACGTCTATGTCAAGCTGGCACGGTGCTGTACCCCTATGCCCGGAGACCCGATCGTCGGCTTTATCACTCGCGGGTCGGGGGTCTCGGTGCACCGTGCGGACTGTCAGAACGTGGACCAGCTCCAGCACGAGCCGGAGAGGATGATCGGCGTCTCCTGGGCGGACCATGCCCACTCCGCCTACCTTGTCCAGGTGGAGATCGAGGCCCTCGACCGTGGCGGCCTCCTGGCTGACATCACCCGTGTCCTGGCTGACGGCCACGTGAACCTTATCAGTGCCCATATCGGCACCAGCCGGGACCGGGTTGTCACCGGCCGGTTCGTGGTGGAGCTGGCTGAGGCTGGGCACCTTGACCACACTCTGTCCGCGCTGCGGCGTATTGACGGGGTGTTTGAGGCACGCCGGGCAGCACCGTCAGCGTCTGCGGCGCGGAAGGTAGCACAGGCGTGA
- a CDS encoding adenine phosphoribosyltransferase — MTIAETRADSVPASLSQLVSDHLRVVPDFPEPGVLFRDITPLLADGVAFAELVEGLADHYRGRVDAVAGLESRGFILAAPLAVRLGTGMVTVRKGGKLPGPVIGVDYELEYGTARMELRPDSVVNGSRVLVIDDVLATGGTAAASIALIEQAGARVEAVCMLLELQDLGGRSVLEGRHIDSVLTV; from the coding sequence GTGACTATCGCCGAGACCCGCGCCGACAGCGTCCCCGCCTCGCTGTCGCAGCTGGTCAGTGACCACCTGCGAGTCGTCCCCGACTTTCCTGAGCCCGGGGTCCTCTTCCGCGACATCACCCCGCTGCTTGCTGACGGCGTGGCCTTCGCCGAGCTTGTCGAGGGGCTGGCGGACCACTACCGGGGCCGTGTGGACGCCGTGGCCGGCCTGGAGTCCCGCGGGTTCATCCTGGCCGCACCGCTGGCTGTACGGCTGGGCACCGGCATGGTGACGGTGCGTAAGGGCGGCAAGCTTCCCGGGCCTGTGATCGGGGTGGACTATGAGCTGGAGTACGGGACGGCCCGTATGGAGCTGCGACCGGACAGCGTCGTCAATGGCTCACGGGTCCTTGTCATCGACGACGTCCTGGCCACCGGAGGTACCGCCGCGGCCTCTATCGCCCTTATCGAGCAGGCGGGTGCCCGGGTGGAGGCGGTGTGCATGCTCCTGGAGCTCCAGGACCTGGGGGGACGCTCCGTGCTTGAGGGACGGCACATCGACTCGGTCCTGACTGTGTGA
- a CDS encoding MerR family transcriptional regulator, producing MAQRYEADHVGRADGDGSGSAPGPVMMTVGEVAALLGVSVRTLHHWDDVGVVRPSRRSQVGYRLYSSGDCQRLEQVLAYREAGVPLALIGRLLDAPHMEVLTHLVRQRELLEERVCQLTRALGVIDSMVERTEAMKKERKTEEGPQQLPEDTRTALAGLWGHFWGATWDPAYAQEAEQRWGRTEQWAQAGHRQASMTWGDWEQACQESEALESELVEAMRRGVVPGSPQACILAERHRSDLSRWFDVSVSQQVLITRLYEKDERLRRHYDHRAPGLAAWLREVVEACARIQGLDPQTARWS from the coding sequence ATGGCACAGCGTTATGAGGCCGACCATGTCGGGAGAGCGGACGGGGACGGGTCTGGGTCGGCACCCGGGCCTGTCATGATGACGGTGGGGGAGGTCGCTGCACTGCTGGGAGTCAGTGTCCGTACGTTGCACCACTGGGACGACGTCGGCGTGGTTCGGCCCTCTCGGCGCAGTCAGGTGGGGTACCGGCTGTACTCCTCAGGAGACTGTCAGCGCCTGGAGCAGGTCCTTGCCTACCGCGAGGCAGGAGTACCGCTGGCGCTCATCGGTCGACTCCTGGACGCCCCGCACATGGAGGTGCTGACCCACCTGGTGCGCCAGCGTGAGCTGCTGGAGGAACGTGTCTGCCAACTGACGCGGGCCCTAGGTGTTATCGACTCCATGGTGGAAAGGACAGAAGCGATGAAGAAGGAGAGGAAGACAGAGGAGGGACCGCAACAGCTACCGGAAGACACCAGAACCGCCTTGGCCGGGCTCTGGGGACACTTCTGGGGAGCCACCTGGGACCCTGCCTACGCGCAGGAGGCTGAGCAGCGGTGGGGACGTACCGAGCAGTGGGCGCAGGCTGGCCACCGACAGGCTTCCATGACCTGGGGAGACTGGGAGCAGGCCTGCCAGGAGTCTGAGGCGCTGGAGAGCGAGCTGGTCGAGGCGATGCGTCGTGGCGTGGTCCCGGGGAGCCCGCAGGCCTGCATCTTGGCGGAACGCCACCGCAGCGACCTCAGCCGCTGGTTCGACGTCTCGGTGTCCCAGCAGGTGCTCATCACGCGCCTCTACGAGAAGGACGAGCGTCTTCGCCGTCACTACGACCACCGTGCCCCAGGGCTGGCGGCCTGGCTCCGGGAGGTTGTTGAGGCCTGCGCCAGGATCCAGGGCCTCGACCCGCAGACGGCACGGTGGTCGTAG
- the ruvB gene encoding Holliday junction branch migration DNA helicase RuvB produces MGDGGAVSGDQRLVTGAADEVERAAEAALRPRRLEDFTGQEVVRGQLSVVLRSALARGVAADHVLLSGPPGLGKTTLAMIIANEVDGALRLTSGPAIQHAGDLAAVLSSLEEGDVLFIDEIHRLARTAEEMLYLAMEDFRVDIVVGKGPGATSIPLSLPPFTVVGATTRAGLLPAPLRDRFGFTGHLDFYGPGDLTRILRRSAGLLGVHLEEEAADELARRSRGTPRVANRLLRRVQDWAEVHGAPGRLDLSAARSALEVFEVDALGLDRLDRQVLHALCTRFGGGPVGLATLAVTVGEEPETVETVAEPYLVREGLMVRTPRGRAATSAAYEHLGLVPPAEGTLFG; encoded by the coding sequence GTGGGTGACGGCGGTGCGGTCAGTGGCGACCAGCGCCTGGTGACGGGGGCGGCTGACGAGGTCGAGCGTGCCGCCGAGGCGGCACTGAGGCCGCGAAGGCTGGAGGACTTCACGGGCCAGGAGGTGGTGCGCGGCCAGCTCTCCGTGGTGCTGCGCTCGGCGCTGGCCCGCGGCGTCGCGGCTGACCACGTGCTGCTGTCGGGTCCCCCTGGTCTGGGGAAGACGACCCTGGCCATGATCATCGCCAACGAGGTCGACGGTGCCCTGCGGCTGACGTCGGGACCAGCGATCCAGCACGCTGGCGACCTGGCGGCGGTCCTGTCCTCCCTGGAGGAGGGCGACGTCCTCTTCATCGACGAGATCCACCGTCTGGCGCGGACCGCCGAGGAGATGCTCTACCTGGCTATGGAGGACTTCCGGGTCGATATCGTGGTGGGCAAGGGCCCTGGTGCCACCTCTATCCCCCTGTCGCTGCCTCCTTTCACTGTGGTCGGGGCGACCACGCGGGCAGGGCTGCTTCCTGCTCCCCTGCGTGACCGCTTCGGCTTCACCGGCCACCTGGACTTCTACGGGCCGGGCGACCTGACTCGCATCCTGCGGCGCAGTGCCGGCCTGCTGGGTGTCCACCTGGAGGAGGAGGCTGCAGACGAGCTGGCCCGTCGCTCCCGGGGCACGCCACGGGTGGCCAACCGACTTCTGCGGCGGGTTCAGGACTGGGCGGAGGTCCACGGCGCTCCCGGTCGGCTGGACCTGTCTGCGGCTCGCAGCGCCCTGGAGGTCTTCGAGGTTGACGCCTTGGGCCTGGACCGCCTGGACCGTCAGGTGCTGCACGCCTTGTGCACCCGTTTTGGCGGCGGTCCCGTCGGGCTGGCCACCCTGGCGGTCACCGTGGGGGAGGAGCCGGAGACGGTCGAGACCGTCGCGGAGCCCTACCTGGTGCGGGAGGGTCTGATGGTGCGCACCCCTCGTGGCCGTGCGGCGACCTCTGCCGCCTACGAGCACCTGGGGCTAGTGCCCCCTGCCGAGGGGACGTTGTTCGGCTAG
- a CDS encoding preprotein translocase subunit YajC, with the protein MELIFMLVVMMGVFWLFSVLGRRQQQRMAEEQARRTEEALVPGTWVRTTAGFYGKVVEADGDVVTLATPLGDETLWAKRSIVGAEEPPFAVTGEADEDDEPEDDDPEGEPDQDAGGVGDIDSDSDAEAHEEADDGGDTGEEADTAEDLRQPRS; encoded by the coding sequence GTGGAACTGATCTTCATGCTCGTTGTGATGATGGGGGTCTTCTGGCTGTTCTCTGTGCTTGGCCGCAGGCAGCAGCAGAGAATGGCTGAGGAGCAGGCGCGGCGCACTGAGGAGGCCCTCGTCCCCGGGACCTGGGTGCGCACGACGGCCGGCTTCTACGGCAAGGTTGTCGAGGCCGACGGAGACGTCGTCACCCTCGCCACACCCCTGGGCGACGAGACGCTGTGGGCCAAGCGCTCCATCGTCGGTGCTGAGGAGCCTCCCTTCGCTGTCACGGGCGAGGCCGACGAGGATGACGAGCCTGAGGATGATGACCCCGAGGGCGAGCCGGACCAGGACGCAGGCGGGGTCGGTGACATCGACTCCGACAGCGACGCGGAGGCCCATGAGGAGGCTGACGACGGTGGCGACACTGGTGAGGAGGCCGACACGGCCGAGGACCTGCGCCAGCCACGGTCCTGA